CCGCCTCCGCCCAGCGCAGGGACTTCGCCGCGTCGGCGAGCGGGACCGGCGGGCCGATCGCGCCGGACCAGCCGGCCAGGGCCCGGTGCATCAGCTCGGAGCGGCCCGCCGCGTCCGGCTCGGGCACGACCATGCGGGGCTGCTCGTACTCCATGTCGAGCAGGACGCCCTGGCCGACCGCCGGGGCCATCGCCTCGCGGGCCGGGCGGAGCAGGACGCCCACCGCGACCTTCGCCGGTAAGGGCCAGCCGATCCGGGCGGCGCGTTCGGTCAGGGCCTCGGCGGGGTCGCCGCGGTGGTGCTCGGCGAGGAGGAGCTCCATGAGGCGGCGTTGCAGGCGCAGGCGTTCGCCGGCCTGGCGGGCCGCGGCCTCGGCGTAGCCGCGTACGGACTGGTCGACCAGGCCGTCCAGGTACTCGTAGCCCGCGTCGACCAGTTCGTACATCGCCGGCGGCGGGATCTCCACGCGCTGGCCGATGTCGGCGAAGCGGCGCCAGGCCAGGCGTACGCCCATGCGGTAGATGGCCTGGAGGGAGTCGAGGGAGCGGCCGTTGAGGCCCTCGCCGCGGCCGAAGTCCTGGAAGACGTTGGGCGGGACGGTCGGGCGCCCCTCGGAGTGCTCCAGGTGCTGCACGAACACCTCGATGGCGCGGCGGATGCCGACCAGGGCCATCGGCTCGCCGGAGTCGTCGAGGACGACGGGCAGATGGGGGTACTCCCGCTGGATCTCGCAGAGGATCTCCTCGGCGAGCGCGGGCGCCTCGGCCATGGCGATCGCCGCGAACCGGCGCACCTGGAAGCGCGGTACGTCGTGCCAGGCCGAGCGGGTGGTGACGGTTCCGGTGCGGGCGGCCGTCATCCGTCAACTCCCCTGCCCGGCCTGCTCGTACGTGATCAGGGGTGTGTTCGGCTGGTCGGGTGTGGCGTGGAGCAGCGCGACCACGCCCAGCGCGGCGCCCACGGCGAGGGCGGCGGCGAGCGCGACGGTCAGCACGGCAGCGAGCAGTCTGGACATCGCAGGGTCAGCCTCTCTGTCCGGATACGTCCGGAGATCATCCGGAGGTTTCCCCACCCCGACATCCCGTCCCTGCCTGTCGCGCCCAGTCTCGACAAGCATTGACACCCCGTCAAGAGCCGCCTACGGTTCCCGGCCCAACCGCACGCGCTGATTCCTCCGCCGTGCCGGCCCCCTCGTACGTCGAGCCGTCCCAAGTCACTGGAGTGCCCGGATGCGCCGTACAACCTCTCCCTTTTCCCTGGTCCTGCTGGGTCTCGGCACGTTCCTGCTGGTGCTGGCGCCGCTGCTCGCCTGGTACGTGGAGCCGCGTGCCGCGGTGAACCCGGTCGACATCGACACGACCGCCGTCTACACCGGCAGAGGCAGCGTCTTCGACACTGACCGGATCGAGACGGTGCCCGACCGGAAGATCACCGTGACCCAGCGGGTGCGGGGCAACGTCGAGGACAGCGAACGCAGCGGCAACGCCGTCTGGGACGTGACCACCACGGTCGACACCGACAAGTCGCTGCCGGCCGCCGATCCGCACGACGCGCTGGACTTCACGCCGCACCGCTGGGTGATGGACCGTGAGACGACCCGGCCCGTGCACTGCTGCGGGGAGAAGCCCTACATCGAGGGCGAGGCGTACCTGAAGTTCCCCTTCGACGTGCAGAAACGCTCCTACCAGTGGTGGGACAACACCCTCGGCGACACGGTCGTGCTGCGCTACCGGGGCACCGCGAAGGTCCAGGGCTACACGGGCTACAAGTTCACCGGCTCCGTGCCGCCGACGAGGACCGGCACGCGCATGGTGCCCGGCAGCCTCGTCGACCAGCCGAACCGGCCGCAGGTACTGGCCGAGGAGTGGTACTCCAACCACGGCTTCGAGCTGGTCGTGGACCAGGCGACGGGCCGCGTCATCTACGCGCAGACCGGCCCGAAGCGGACCCTGCGGGCGCCGGGCGGGAAGAAGGACGCGGCGGTGCTGCTGGACAGCCGGAAGGTCTCGTTCACGACCGCCACGCAGAAGGAGGCGGTGCGGCAGGCGAAGCGGGACAGCGGGCAGCTGCGCATGGTGGGCACGACGCTGCCGATCGGGGCGGCGGCGGGTGGCTTCGTGCTCGCGGTGGTGGGTGGCGTTCTCGTGGCGCGTGGGCGGAAGGAGCCGGAGAGCCCCGTTCCGGCCGATACGCCCGGTACGCCCCAGCCCACCCTCACGATGTGATGTGGCGTCAGCTCCAACAAAGCCGGAAATTGTCACGTCGGTGAGTAGCCGTGGCGAACGTCCGGGCGAAAACTGTCCAACCCCACCCGAGCACATCCCGTCCACACTCCCCTCCCAGGAGGAGCTCAGGCTCCCCACGGGCCGACCCCTTCGCGACCCGAATCCCCCCATGTTTCCCCACGCTGAGTTCCGCACCCCGAGACGAGTTGGAGCACCGATGCCCCAGCACGTACCGTCCCAGCTGCGCGCCGCGCCCCCCAGCGCGCCGCAGCACCTTCCGGCGCTCCCCCCACAGCCGCGCCGGATCGTCTTCCTCGCCCATCGTGATCTGGACAACCCCTCCGCCGGCGGCTCCGAGCTGCTGGTCGACAAACTCGCCGACGGGCTGACCCGGCTGGGTCACCAGGTGACCCTGCTGTGCGGAGGGCCCACTGCCTTCCGTGACTACCGGGTCGTGTCGGCGGGCGGCCCCTACGGCCACTATCTGCGCGCCCGGTCGGCCTTCACCCGGCAGGTCGGTGACTGTGATCTGCTGGTCGAGGTGTGCAACGGCATGCCCTATCTGGCGCCGCTGTGGCACCGGGGGCCGACGCTGTGTCTGGTCAACCATGTCCACACGGACCTGTGGGCGATGCGCTTCGGCGGGCCGCTGGCCCCGGCGGCGCGGATCGGCCGAAGACTCGAGCACTGGGCGCTGACCGGGGCGCAGCAGCGCAACCTGCTCGTCGCCGTGTCCTCCTCGACCGCGCACGCGCTGCGGGCGATCGGCGTCGAGCGGGACCGGATCCGGGTCGTGCACAACGGAGTCGAGGAGCCGGGGCCGAGGGCCGAGCGCTCACCGGAGCCGTTGTTCGTCGCCGTCGGGCGGCTCGTCGAGTACAAGCGGATCGATCTGCTGCTGCGGTTGTGGGAGCGGGTGCGGCCCGTGACCGGCGGGCGGCTGGTGATCGTCGGGGACGGACCCGAGCGGAGCCGTCTGGAGCAACTGGCCGGGCCCGGCGTGGAGTTCACCGGCTATGTGCCGGAAGCCGAGAAGCACCGGCTGCTGTGTGCGGCCTGGCTGCTGCTGCACCCTTCCGCGGTGGAGGGGTGGGGGCTGGTCGTGACGGAGGCGGCGGCCCGCGAGACGCCCGCGGTCGCCTTCGACGTGCCGGGACTCAAGGACTCCGTGGTCGATGGTGAGACCGGGATCCTCGCGCGGGGCGAGTCCTCCTTCGCCGCGGCCTGGTGCGCGTTGGCTCTCTCCGGACGACGGCGGGAGTTGATGGGCAAGGCGGCGCGGGAGCGGGCCGCGCAGTTCCGGTGGGACCGGACGGTGCGGCAGTTCAGGGCCGTTGCCGCGGAGGCGGTGAGGGGCTGGGCTCCGTGAAGCCGCCCGCGCGCCCACGCGGCGCGGCCGCACCTGTCACAGCCCCGCGCCCCTATGGACGCGACCCCTCGATCCGGCGGTCTCTTGCCCTGTTCCGCGCCTTCCTCCACGAGCAGGACGACCCCGAGGCCTGCTACTCGCTGCTCGCCCGCGACGCCGTCGACCAGGTCGAGGCCTACGACGGGTCCGTCGCCGGGCGTACCGTCCTCGACGTCGGCGGGGGCAGCGGGTACTTCACCGAGGAGTTCCGGCGGCGCGGGGCGAACGCGTTCCTCTTCGAGCCCGACATGGCCGAACTCGGCGGCCGGCCGCCCGACTCGGCCGTCGTCGCCGACGGGTATCTGCTGCCGCTGCGGGACGGCGTCGCGGACGTCACCTTCTCCTCCAACGTGCTGGAGCACGTGGCGGACCCCGAGACGTTCCTCAGTGAGCTGGCCCGGGTGACGCGGCCCGGCGGGCTGATCTACGTGTCGTTCACCAACTGGCTGTCGCCGTGGGGCGGGCACGAGTGGGCCCCGTGGCACTACTTCGGTGCCGAGCGGGCCCGGGCCCGCTATCTGCGGCGGACCGGCAGGCCCGCCAAGCACACACTCGGC
This is a stretch of genomic DNA from Streptomyces hawaiiensis. It encodes these proteins:
- a CDS encoding DUF3068 domain-containing protein, with the protein product MRRTTSPFSLVLLGLGTFLLVLAPLLAWYVEPRAAVNPVDIDTTAVYTGRGSVFDTDRIETVPDRKITVTQRVRGNVEDSERSGNAVWDVTTTVDTDKSLPAADPHDALDFTPHRWVMDRETTRPVHCCGEKPYIEGEAYLKFPFDVQKRSYQWWDNTLGDTVVLRYRGTAKVQGYTGYKFTGSVPPTRTGTRMVPGSLVDQPNRPQVLAEEWYSNHGFELVVDQATGRVIYAQTGPKRTLRAPGGKKDAAVLLDSRKVSFTTATQKEAVRQAKRDSGQLRMVGTTLPIGAAAGGFVLAVVGGVLVARGRKEPESPVPADTPGTPQPTLTM
- a CDS encoding glycosyltransferase family 4 protein; translation: MPQHVPSQLRAAPPSAPQHLPALPPQPRRIVFLAHRDLDNPSAGGSELLVDKLADGLTRLGHQVTLLCGGPTAFRDYRVVSAGGPYGHYLRARSAFTRQVGDCDLLVEVCNGMPYLAPLWHRGPTLCLVNHVHTDLWAMRFGGPLAPAARIGRRLEHWALTGAQQRNLLVAVSSSTAHALRAIGVERDRIRVVHNGVEEPGPRAERSPEPLFVAVGRLVEYKRIDLLLRLWERVRPVTGGRLVIVGDGPERSRLEQLAGPGVEFTGYVPEAEKHRLLCAAWLLLHPSAVEGWGLVVTEAAARETPAVAFDVPGLKDSVVDGETGILARGESSFAAAWCALALSGRRRELMGKAARERAAQFRWDRTVRQFRAVAAEAVRGWAP
- a CDS encoding PucR family transcriptional regulator, with product MTAARTGTVTTRSAWHDVPRFQVRRFAAIAMAEAPALAEEILCEIQREYPHLPVVLDDSGEPMALVGIRRAIEVFVQHLEHSEGRPTVPPNVFQDFGRGEGLNGRSLDSLQAIYRMGVRLAWRRFADIGQRVEIPPPAMYELVDAGYEYLDGLVDQSVRGYAEAAARQAGERLRLQRRLMELLLAEHHRGDPAEALTERAARIGWPLPAKVAVGVLLRPAREAMAPAVGQGVLLDMEYEQPRMVVPEPDAAGRSELMHRALAGWSGAIGPPVPLADAAKSLRWAEAAVRLMERSLLPSGEVLYCTEHTEALVLLQPEELIDDLALRCLAPLTHCGPTHGRRLAETLLAWLETRGGAPEVATRLGVHPQTVRYRLRQIRELWGDEIDNPDRRFELELVLRAQRLRGELGVMRARR
- a CDS encoding class I SAM-dependent methyltransferase, whose amino-acid sequence is MKPPARPRGAAAPVTAPRPYGRDPSIRRSLALFRAFLHEQDDPEACYSLLARDAVDQVEAYDGSVAGRTVLDVGGGSGYFTEEFRRRGANAFLFEPDMAELGGRPPDSAVVADGYLLPLRDGVADVTFSSNVLEHVADPETFLSELARVTRPGGLIYVSFTNWLSPWGGHEWAPWHYFGAERARARYLRRTGRPAKHTLGENLFAVHIGSTLRQVRARDDVTVVSARSRYWPFLAETVVKAPGIREFATWNLLLILRRCPT